One genomic segment of Catalinimonas alkaloidigena includes these proteins:
- a CDS encoding DUF1961 family protein, with protein sequence MPALVKGQEEFVVHGDSSDWNLVFSDPGTENWQEHWFLDGELATVENSDQGMHFSAGPVNRNDAHHAVLWTKSSFQGDLKIEYNYTRTDDQSVNVNILYIQATGTGEGQFDKDIAAWRDYRKVPTMSKYYNNMNAIHISYAAFPMVNSEPENDYIRVRRYPATEKIKFADTEVPPAYFKTGLFKPGLTYHLSWLKTEDQLTLEVSGPEESIQYQWDLSDFPPISEGRIGLRHMFTRAARYSDFKVYTKK encoded by the coding sequence ATGCCCGCTCTTGTAAAAGGTCAGGAGGAGTTCGTTGTACACGGCGATTCTTCAGACTGGAATCTGGTATTCTCTGATCCGGGCACTGAAAACTGGCAGGAGCACTGGTTTTTGGATGGGGAGCTAGCCACAGTAGAGAACTCAGATCAGGGTATGCACTTCAGTGCCGGCCCCGTCAACAGAAATGATGCGCATCATGCGGTACTCTGGACAAAATCTTCTTTTCAGGGAGACCTCAAAATTGAATACAACTATACTCGCACCGATGATCAAAGTGTCAATGTCAACATTCTCTATATTCAGGCTACAGGTACCGGTGAAGGGCAGTTTGATAAGGACATTGCTGCGTGGCGTGACTACCGGAAGGTGCCGACTATGAGTAAGTATTATAACAATATGAACGCCATCCACATCAGCTATGCTGCCTTTCCGATGGTAAACTCAGAGCCAGAAAATGATTATATCAGGGTAAGGCGCTATCCCGCTACTGAAAAAATTAAGTTTGCGGATACTGAAGTACCTCCTGCTTATTTTAAGACAGGCTTGTTTAAGCCCGGCCTTACCTATCATCTTAGCTGGCTTAAGACCGAAGATCAACTTACACTGGAGGTATCAGGGCCGGAAGAAAGCATTCAATATCAATGGGACTTAAGCGATTTTCCTCCCATCAGCGAAGGGCGAATTGGCCTGCGGCATATGTTCACCAGGGCGGCTCGCTACAGTGATTTTAAAGTATATACAAAAAAGTAA
- a CDS encoding alpha-L-fucosidase — protein MKRLATLSLITLLIINLSCQKKAEQETREESTEAEIKSPADDERMGWWRDAGFGMFIHWGLYAIPGGIYKGDTVRGNAEWIMDKLDIPVSEYEQFASQFNPQKFDADEWVSIAKNAGMKYIVITSKHHEGFALWDSEVTDYDVMDATPYKRDILAELADACRKQDIKLCFYYSIVDWHHPQAQAPLYPDYNAGQSDSTVYNPDFPKYFENYLKPQVRELLTKYGDVGVVWFDGDWIPDYTTEMGKELYTFIREIQPDAIVNNRVDKGRMGMSGMNKEGSFVGDFGTPEKEIPDTGIEGVDWESCLTMNNSWGFKSVDHNWKSEENLIQSLVEIVSKGGNLLLNVGPTAEGEIPQPSVERLQAMGTWLEINGEAIYGAAASPYKKPDWGRYTAKEGAIYAHVFDWPAEGELKLHPEIKARIASFLSDTSQPLEYESAETVIQLPDTPLDEAVSVIKIELDQ, from the coding sequence ATGAAAAGATTAGCTACCCTATCATTAATCACACTATTAATTATCAATCTATCCTGTCAGAAAAAAGCTGAGCAAGAAACCAGAGAAGAAAGCACTGAGGCTGAAATAAAGTCACCGGCTGACGATGAGCGCATGGGCTGGTGGAGAGATGCCGGCTTTGGCATGTTCATCCACTGGGGATTATATGCTATTCCGGGAGGCATATACAAAGGAGATACCGTACGGGGCAATGCCGAATGGATTATGGACAAGCTTGATATTCCGGTAAGCGAGTATGAGCAATTTGCCAGTCAGTTCAATCCGCAGAAATTTGATGCGGATGAATGGGTGAGCATCGCAAAAAACGCAGGCATGAAGTACATTGTGATCACTTCCAAACACCATGAAGGCTTTGCCCTCTGGGACTCTGAAGTGACTGACTATGATGTCATGGACGCTACGCCCTACAAGCGGGATATTCTGGCCGAGCTGGCCGATGCATGCCGAAAGCAGGACATCAAACTGTGTTTTTACTACTCAATTGTGGACTGGCACCATCCTCAGGCGCAGGCACCTTTGTATCCCGACTATAATGCCGGGCAGAGTGACTCTACAGTGTACAACCCTGACTTTCCCAAGTACTTTGAAAACTACCTGAAACCGCAAGTCAGAGAGCTGCTGACAAAATACGGGGATGTAGGAGTAGTTTGGTTTGATGGAGACTGGATTCCCGATTATACCACCGAAATGGGTAAAGAGCTGTACACTTTTATCCGTGAAATACAGCCCGATGCTATTGTAAACAACCGGGTAGACAAAGGTCGTATGGGCATGTCAGGGATGAACAAAGAAGGAAGCTTTGTGGGCGATTTTGGCACGCCCGAAAAAGAAATTCCCGATACCGGTATAGAGGGTGTAGACTGGGAGTCTTGCCTGACTATGAACAATAGCTGGGGCTTTAAGTCGGTAGATCACAACTGGAAGAGTGAAGAGAACCTGATCCAAAGCCTGGTGGAGATTGTATCCAAAGGCGGCAATCTTCTACTTAATGTAGGTCCCACTGCCGAAGGGGAAATTCCGCAGCCTAGTGTAGAACGTTTACAGGCGATGGGGACATGGCTTGAGATAAATGGCGAAGCTATCTATGGAGCAGCGGCCAGCCCGTATAAAAAGCCGGACTGGGGCAGATACACCGCCAAAGAAGGGGCGATTTATGCGCATGTATTTGACTGGCCTGCTGAGGGAGAACTGAAGCTTCATCCCGAGATTAAAGCCAGAATCGCCTCTTTCCTCTCCGACACCTCCCAGCCATTGGAGTATGAATCAGCTGAGACAGTAATTCAGCTACCCGACACACCCCTGGACGAGGCTGTATCTGTCATTAAAATTGAGTTGGATCAATAA
- a CDS encoding heparinase II/III domain-containing protein: protein METRKMIKPYCLWGALVIAIITSYDAISAPQQDVPHPRIYTTDQNKEDFLKSIAATGWKHELVERKKAKLEKYIKLVQEDSSWLVSRLQMNWKTKHDEVYLRGGNFSHSAGQAPVPTVRYSGTRDWATDYRSPSLEEVQPYFDDERGMYLQRKDDQTREWVKPSETGHIIEGINDRIMALAADAAFLYWLTDEEKYAELAAPVFFQYIEGMYYRNPPVVIDESSQKGLSGLATFEVIHERIVVSLAVTYDFLYDYFQKQERNLAHTQAVFQKWGDQIITYGVPDNNWNLFQARFLTYIALVLEDDLTYENGKGRQYYLKNTFDQSSERQIALKESMLIYDQENGIWPESPSYSMHVTTTLLEILTLLDNFTHANELANFPIVEKAALAAFQYLFPNGYTVGFGDSGHKTVPPENLELLISNYRKYGQSHKEKHLAGLLSQQIEKGLYEREADNLFELFFYVDELPELSEPLTDDGLITPTFYAPNVSLFIQRQGSGNNAMMISTVGSFGNHAHANGIAMELFANNYALGPDMGRGTSYWHPDFREYYSQFPAHNTVVVDGASTYRSMRSYQPFTLEHSFPLSGSKPLFEKVSFVDVSFFEPKTRSDQQRLTALIRTPSNQSYALDIFRSGKVEGGAQQHDYFYHNIGQSLTITDWDNSPLDLKQTTELGSEHGELKAYDYFTDKKKVSTDEDLKALFTVRSENQPDQFMQLWVKGESGQQVFSVNGPESNALSRGTAPPELIGKEIPALMLRRQKSAWENPFVVLFNPYRKSDRNPIASVHFGGDALGSQRITVDLMDEQQDIITVCKSSAAIIEDEQHYQKGLLSLVRTANDTAFEFVFVAGMNVFKWNGLEIIATGQPATVSIERIGSELLIQNDQPIVLRLMKSREFEPKSLVVYDNEQASETKQGVVSRDHPEQLEFRLAQPYEKVKIVK, encoded by the coding sequence ATGGAAACAAGAAAAATGATAAAGCCTTATTGCCTATGGGGGGCGTTGGTCATCGCTATTATAACAAGTTATGACGCCATAAGTGCACCACAGCAAGACGTTCCGCATCCCAGAATTTATACCACGGATCAAAATAAGGAGGATTTTCTGAAGTCTATTGCTGCCACAGGCTGGAAGCATGAACTGGTAGAAAGAAAAAAGGCAAAGCTGGAAAAATACATCAAGCTGGTACAAGAGGATTCTAGCTGGCTGGTTTCACGCTTACAAATGAACTGGAAAACCAAACATGATGAGGTGTATCTGCGGGGAGGAAATTTTTCACATTCAGCAGGACAGGCACCGGTGCCCACCGTACGATACTCAGGCACACGAGACTGGGCCACTGATTACCGTTCGCCCAGCTTGGAAGAAGTTCAACCCTACTTTGACGATGAGCGGGGGATGTATTTACAGCGGAAGGACGATCAGACGAGGGAGTGGGTAAAGCCATCGGAGACAGGTCATATCATTGAAGGTATTAACGATCGGATTATGGCGCTGGCGGCGGATGCCGCTTTCCTGTATTGGCTGACGGACGAGGAAAAGTATGCGGAGCTGGCCGCGCCGGTGTTCTTTCAGTACATTGAGGGCATGTACTACCGTAACCCTCCGGTGGTGATTGATGAGTCTAGTCAGAAAGGTCTTTCCGGACTTGCTACTTTTGAGGTGATTCATGAAAGGATAGTAGTATCTCTGGCAGTGACCTATGATTTCCTTTATGATTATTTCCAAAAGCAGGAGCGGAACCTGGCGCATACCCAGGCGGTATTTCAAAAGTGGGGAGATCAGATTATTACCTATGGTGTGCCCGACAACAACTGGAATTTGTTTCAAGCCCGCTTTCTGACATATATCGCTCTTGTGCTGGAAGATGATCTTACTTATGAAAACGGAAAAGGCCGTCAGTATTACCTGAAAAACACCTTTGATCAGTCTTCGGAACGCCAGATTGCCCTAAAGGAGTCGATGCTTATCTATGATCAGGAGAATGGAATATGGCCGGAGTCTCCTTCTTACTCCATGCACGTTACCACGACACTGCTTGAGATATTAACCCTGCTCGATAATTTTACCCATGCCAATGAGTTAGCCAATTTTCCGATTGTAGAAAAGGCGGCATTAGCGGCATTCCAATACCTGTTCCCTAACGGATATACGGTCGGATTTGGCGATTCGGGACATAAAACAGTACCTCCCGAAAACCTGGAGCTGCTCATCTCCAACTACCGCAAGTATGGGCAAAGCCACAAAGAAAAACACCTGGCGGGCTTGCTCAGTCAGCAGATAGAAAAAGGACTTTATGAGCGGGAGGCTGATAATTTGTTTGAACTGTTCTTTTATGTGGATGAACTGCCTGAGCTATCCGAACCGCTAACCGACGATGGGCTCATTACCCCTACCTTTTATGCGCCCAATGTGAGCCTTTTTATTCAACGCCAGGGTAGCGGCAACAATGCCATGATGATTTCTACAGTTGGTTCTTTTGGCAATCATGCCCACGCCAATGGTATTGCCATGGAGCTCTTTGCCAACAATTATGCTTTAGGGCCTGACATGGGGCGTGGAACAAGCTATTGGCACCCCGACTTTCGGGAATATTACTCCCAGTTTCCGGCCCATAATACAGTAGTGGTGGATGGTGCTTCTACCTATAGGTCTATGAGAAGCTATCAGCCCTTTACGCTGGAGCACAGCTTCCCCCTCTCAGGAAGCAAGCCGCTTTTTGAGAAGGTCAGCTTCGTTGATGTATCCTTCTTTGAACCAAAAACACGTTCCGATCAACAGCGGCTTACCGCCCTGATCCGCACTCCCTCCAACCAGAGTTATGCCCTGGATATCTTTCGTTCGGGCAAAGTTGAAGGGGGAGCTCAGCAACATGACTATTTCTACCATAACATTGGTCAGTCGCTAACGATCACTGATTGGGATAACTCACCGCTTGACCTAAAGCAGACCACCGAGCTGGGGTCAGAACATGGGGAACTGAAGGCATATGACTATTTCACCGATAAGAAAAAGGTAAGCACAGATGAGGATTTGAAGGCATTGTTTACCGTCCGGAGCGAAAATCAACCTGATCAGTTTATGCAGTTATGGGTGAAAGGAGAATCCGGTCAGCAAGTATTCAGCGTTAATGGTCCTGAGAGTAATGCGCTTTCAAGGGGTACTGCGCCACCGGAATTGATTGGGAAAGAGATACCAGCCCTGATGCTTAGGCGTCAGAAGTCAGCCTGGGAGAATCCGTTTGTCGTGCTGTTTAATCCTTACCGGAAGAGTGACCGCAATCCTATAGCCAGCGTGCATTTTGGTGGGGATGCGCTTGGGTCGCAACGTATCACCGTAGATTTGATGGATGAACAGCAGGACATCATTACCGTATGCAAGTCATCCGCAGCAATTATTGAAGATGAACAGCACTACCAGAAAGGCTTACTTTCGCTGGTACGAACAGCTAATGATACTGCTTTTGAATTTGTCTTTGTGGCAGGCATGAATGTTTTTAAGTGGAATGGCCTGGAGATCATTGCCACCGGCCAACCGGCCACGGTGAGTATTGAGCGTATAGGCAGTGAACTGTTAATACAAAATGACCAGCCAATTGTGCTTCGCTTGATGAAAAGCAGAGAATTTGAACCAAAAAG